The Euwallacea similis isolate ESF13 chromosome 13, ESF131.1, whole genome shotgun sequence genomic interval ATCTACTCTTGTAATAAACAACACGTATTATTTAATACGCATATAAACTTTGAAAGCTCTATCTGCAGTAGATCAagcacaacaaaataaaaacctcattttttcttaacttttaacaccctttAATTCCGCTACTAATCGAAATCGGACACATACTTGcatgaacttttttccttattttgtgCTAAAGACTATCTCAAATAGTGCGgtgcaattctgaaacaccacactaaaaaaaaccattttactGTCATGTAATGATAGCACAAGGCACTTAATGCTGAATatctgtaaataaatttatcggtatcaacaaaaaaaattcccatttGTATGTATTTAGGTTAAATACTGCAAATATTTGTATTGGAATAAACTTATAAGTAATTTACAGTCGGAATATTTTTCCTACCACATGGAACACTCTTGCATGCCCCATCTTGGCAATGAATCTTAAACTGAAGCAAAATGTTCTTTAGGTGCAGCAAATCGCCCAAGCCGCCCAGCAGTTGCAACAACTGCAAAAGGCGCAGCAGCAGCAACAGCAGCAACATCACTCCCCTCATCAGCAGCCATCTCCACATCACAACTCTTCAATTCCCCCCAACACGCAACTCCCTCAAATTAGCCAAAACCAGACGACCCCTCCAAATAACACCCATAACATTCCTGCCAGTTTGCTGACGCCCAGTACTCCCAGCTCTGGAGGGCTTACTCCCCAGCATTTAAAGACACCCTCGAGGCTGATGGAGCCTAGTCCGGACGAAACGACTGATTTGGAAGAGCTAGAACAGTTTGCCAAGACATTTAAACAACGACGGATAAAATTAGgtcggtttttttttaattccagtTCCGGGTGTGTCTATcacaacaatttttaaatttctgtagGGTTCACTCAGGGAGATGTTGGTTTGGCCATGGGGAAACTCTATGGAAACGACTTTTCCCAAACAACAATTTCTCGGTTTGAAGCTCTGAATTTGAGTTTTAAGAACATGTGCAAGCTGAAGCCTCTCTTGCAAAAATGGCTGGAAGATGCCGATAGCACTTTGGCTAATCCCGGAGCTTTGAGCAACCCCCTAACTACCCCTGAAACAATAGGAAGGAGACGGAAAAAGAGAACTTCAATCGAAACTAGCGTTCGCGTAGCGCTGGAAAAAGCCTTTCTGCAAAATCCCAAACCCACTTCTGAGGAGATTTCAATGCTGGCCGATGGGCTTTGCATGGAAAAAGAAGTGGTGAGAGTGTGGTTTTGCAACCGACGACAAAAGGAGAAGCGAATCAACCCCCCTCCTGCAGCCATGGGATCCCCGTGCTCGGTGGGCAATGGTCAAACCCCAATCTACGCGCTGGCGAATAACTTGGGGTCCAGCCCGTTATCTTTGGTAACTTCCAGCCACCAGAACTTCAATCCCAACATAATGATCAAGCAAGAATGACCCCACGTGAACTTCTTCGCGGACCATTTCATGGATTAAAATGGATGGAGAACCAGTGCAATGTCCCTTAGTAGAGAACCGAAGAAGATGtttaaaaagggaaaagtCTTCCGAAGATGATTGTTTTTGTTCAGGTTGTTGGGCTGCTGCGAGGCGGCCAAAAATGGCGagtattgattattttatgaCTAAGTATGTGTTGTTGTGTACAAACATTGctgtaaataaacatatgttcGTTTGTGCCCTCGCTTCTCGCAGTTTTGCCCTATCGAAGACTGCGAGAAGACCGTACGGCTGCTCGGTCGTACCCGACGTTGCCATGATTACTGGAAACGTCCGGTACGACCTGTttttttagctaaaaattgacaaatggCATTCGTCTATTTACAGGGTCTCATAATTTTATGTTCTAAGTCTTTGCCATTTATCGATTTTCCACTGTATTATGTGTATTATTAGAGTACATGTCGTTTGCATAATCAACAATATCAGTGTTGTCAATATGGTTTCACATAATGGTACCGTAAAGTCGCAATATTCCGCTGTAAATATCCAATACTGGGTCTACTATGCGAGGACCAAtctagaaatgtttaaaagttcctataaagtATTTAATTGTTGTTGATATTAACGAAATATCATTGACGTGTATAAGTAGTACTGGACAAAATATGTATAGGTTTTTAGCGTGTAAAAACATTCGTTTTTAGAGACTGATGATTACTATTATTGTACTATGTAATACTGAACCGGAATAAGGTAAAACTAGTGTTTAAGAAGTATTCTGCACACGCATATATTTACCTGAAGGGGATGCTCGAAGCAGTGTCACAAGGCATCATTTAATAAGCTGTATGTACAAAATAACGTTAATGTTCACAGgagttttgtaaaaaagtacATATCCCAATGAatgtaatatataatattataactgGTCTGTGGACATAGTCATATCAAAGTAATTTTAGCCCAAGTCAGTGTTCTTAGTATCATTTCAAGTTCGGTTTGATTCCTCGTTAACTAAACAAGAATTTGGCGTAAAACTTCCAAGCAAATTTTACTCCGACTTCAAAATTTCGTAGCAATATGTTTAGTAGGTATATGTGTGTAGCATATATTCGTATTAAACCACCAGTATAAACCAACGTAATATTCATATTGAGTCCTCAGATCCTCAAGGAGTCATGTGCTCCTGGAGTGTGTCACCCACACTCCAGAAGCATATGAACTTCTGTCAAgttgtttcttttcttttcttaatTAGAGAACAGGGAAGTTCTGCGAAAGGCTCTATTCAGAATTGTATAATATTAGCAGTGGTCTAGGCAATAACGTGtacattattttcattaaagaaatCAATTCCTAGATAAAAGCCTTTGATTCTAATGGAAAAAACATAGAAGACTAACTTTTAATTGGAAGTAGCCGTTCCAGCGAATACAGCTTAAAAGTTTGTGCAGCAAGAATCGACGAACACCACTGGGTTTTGGTGGTGTGTTCGATTTTGAAAGTAATCATCCATAGACGCGGAAGTTTCATTTTGACTAATCGGAGTTGCAGGCAtggaaatttttctctatGCTCTCATGTTTGAGCTGCAAGCTACATGGGAGTGGCAGAATATACAGGACGTAACATATCATCAAAGATACTTTTAAGGGGACAAGAATACcatgaaaatcattttaaaatgcaCCATTTTTGATGTACAGGGTAGAAACTTTCACATATTGGGATTTTCTCACGTATGcgttgagttaaatttttgaaatttcctgcatttattttctttaagattctctaaacaaaatgtcaaaatagtGGGTAACCATATACAGGTTGCTGTTCTTTTGGATCATTTACCATTTTATGCGTTGTATCTTCTTTTTGtaataccctgtatgaattctgatatTGATTCCTCCTTCAATCCTTTAactttttggtctcttgcaGCATTTCATCGTTTTCATAcagtttgcaaaaatatctattgatACAAATTAAGAAATCCAGTCTACACATTCCGGCCTGCAATCTAGGATGCCATGGCTGAGTTTCAGCCGTTTTGAtagttttgttttgattttgacaTGTCTATCGACGACTTTGACATTTGTTATCAAAATTCATACATGGtactcaaaaaaaattatgcaaaccATAAAATAATAGGTGAgccaaaaaaacataatgtcCCTGTATATGGCATCAACTACTttcattttgttgtagagggtcttaaagaaaatagatgtgcgaaatttcaaacatttaaacTCAAGGCATACGCgagaaaaactcaaaatatgaaaaaatatgtgaaactttgccacctaCATATAtcgaattattattatttattttatattattatttattattaattgtttattaataatagaaGCTTACATTGTACGCAAGTGCATATCATCaggaatacataaaatatcgaaaaatagaTTAATTCAGAGAACCTAGAAGCACAACATTGTCGCATTTTTAGCAACCTCTACTTTACTTAACTACAGGTCTAATTTATTGTCTTGAAATTATGCAAGTATGTAGTAGTGCTTCCAGTCTGCATTGAAGGCACAAAGCAGTGcatgttttagttttaaaatctaaattcaaAGCTGGAACTTAATTGGATAATTTCTCGTCAAACGCAAACAGCCCCAAACCCTCTCCCACCCTCTTGAGATTAGTCACATGGTCTCCTATCTCCTTAATGGCTTCGACTTGTTCCTGCAAGAAATTGGTGTCCAAAAAGTTGCACAAATTTACGTCCATGTGACCTGAGGCGACGCTGTGTAAGTTGAGTAAGCTCTaaataatcaacaaaaaatgtacatcATTAACCGCTAAAGGGGAGAATTTATATAACGCACCTCATTGACTTTCTTTTCCAATTCCAAGGCCGCGTACATGGCCTCTTGGGCGCTGCCCCAGTCTTGTTTTTCAGGGGCATCAATGCTGGTCAGTACAATTCTGCCGCCCCTTTTGTTCAAGTATTCCATAAGATCAATGGCGTGTTGATTTTCGTTATTGCTAGCTTTCTTGAAGTACTTGAAATGGCCTGGAAGAGCCACGTCGTCTCTTTGGAAATGATAGGCCTGAaagacaaaattttcaaagaattaaCATGGCCCTAAATCATCCCTACTTAAATGAGTCAATTTCAAGACCTAACAAAGGTCCTGAGTATGTTGCTTTTCATCTCCACGGTCACGTAACGCATACAGCTATAATTCTACCCGGTGCATTTATTTTGTTCGTTTTTATGAATGAACGAGTCTACTACGAGTTATACTAGGAAGTCGATTGATAAAATTTACTGCGACATATATCTAGTTTTTCAGAGGCAGAGAATAGTTTGGGAAATTCCCTGTGTTCCGTAAAATTAAATCGGATAATATATGACTAAGATGTATGTGAGCGACGAgaacaaaatttcttgataGGATGGTGAATGGAAAATTGCTTGAATGTTTGATGGTGGAAAAGGCGTTATAATTAAAGtgacaaataaatgttttagtGCGTAAAATCTTGCGTTAACGAAGAAATAACTTTCCATTAAACATGAAACTTTATACCCGGAAACATAAATTCTATGATTTTTATAAGGCCGTTCTTTGCTTCACTTTCAGTGCTTTGAAAATACGTTTACTGGCCATAAACTTAATGAGCGACAATATATTAAATCCCATTATGTAAAGGAAACGTACCGATAGCTAATAAAATGTGCCATTTCTATATCAAAGTAATCGGTACAGGGACATTTATTAAGCCTGCTATTGCTTTTAAATAGAGTCTAATCAGGACtcaaagcaattttattgGGTATTATCTGCATGCGCAatatatgttttaataaattcctaattatAATGTTTGTAAATCTTGTTTACTAAACTCACGCTAATGGATATTAGGGGTGCTAATTGATACATACTTGAAGGCATATTACTAGATAGAGGCTTactgaataatatttttagtaacgctaataaaaatgtgcgcgtttgtttgtatttaatttaggCTAAAAACTTTCCAGCTGCAGcattactttaattaaaatttgtttagacTTTTTTTACTCACCAtagacaaataaatataactgGCACTCAGCTCTATGTTGATCTGCTTATTAATCGCATCTTCGCAGTCTTTGTGGAAATTTTGCTTTACGTGAGAGTGTGCCATGTCTCTAATTAAAACAATGCGTTTTCCGATATTGAAGTTTAATGACCACGCGACCAACGTTTTGGCTCAGCTGCAATAACTGACTGAAAAAACAGCACCTGAATTCTCCTTAATATTCCCTGAAGCCAGAAGTTACGCAATATTCGTTTCGATTGTTCACACGACGCTGTTCTTGGAGCGATTCAGTGGCGCTATAATTTACACACATTTTGTTTGTTACTGCACGAAAAGTGAGTAATTGCTTGAGTTTGATTACTCAGGATGTGGCTGATAATTGGATGGTCAATGCGCACGATTTGCGCCCGGCAATGTTTCAACATTGCT includes:
- the LOC136412891 gene encoding POU domain protein 2-like isoform X2 produces the protein MPMLLQQPPSHVLLATHETDQPLDFTMSKFKTKNTVASQLKQFNNNMHQMMLLQNNGLYFNRSNNNKSFTRGSSPVSSSSEEEGVGPPMESPRSSPESHPLKPEDAIATSSPNTPTEKQYEKLWMNTQEITPWRHDAQQQSLEESKAALQSRLGVSPIEPKPLLKLDKPSTPLSHHEDGDNPQDCSGDDQSVNSETQPENQDENSLDSERDGALNLVTGQPDPPRIPTPSANLSNSNTGVGSALAALGSLGGIFGSPLQMLSGLQAFQNPQSLQQLQQLAMLQQASGQPINPQAQFFLQNQVQQIAQAAQQLQQLQKAQQQQQQQHHSPHQQPSPHHNSSIPPNTQLPQISQNQTTPPNNTHNIPASLLTPSTPSSGGLTPQHLKTPSRLMEPSPDETTDLEELEQFAKTFKQRRIKLGFTQGDVGLAMGKLYGNDFSQTTISRFEALNLSFKNMCKLKPLLQKWLEDADSTLANPGALSNPLTTPETIGRRRKKRTSIETSVRVALEKAFLQNPKPTSEEISMLADGLCMEKEVVRVWFCNRRQKEKRINPPPAAMGSPCSVGNGQTPIYALANNLGSSPLSLVTSSHQNFNPNIMIKQE
- the LOC136412891 gene encoding POU domain protein 2-like isoform X3, with the protein product MPMLLQQPPSHVLLATHETDQPLDFTMSKFKTKNTVASQLKQFNNNMHQMMLLQNNGLYFNRSNNNKSFTRGSSPVSSSSEEEGVGPPMESPRSSPESHPLKPEDAIATSSPNTPTEKQYVEPKPLLKLDKPSTPLSHHEDGDNPQDCSGDDQSVNSETQPENQDENSLDSERDGALNLVTGQPDPPRIPTPSANLSNSNTGVGSALAALGSLGGIFGSPLQMLSGLQAFQNPQSLQQLQQLAMLQQASGQPINPQAQFFLQNQGFLQGFPRSGLSPRSAHSMQVQQIAQAAQQLQQLQKAQQQQQQQHHSPHQQPSPHHNSSIPPNTQLPQISQNQTTPPNNTHNIPASLLTPSTPSSGGLTPQHLKTPSRLMEPSPDETTDLEELEQFAKTFKQRRIKLGFTQGDVGLAMGKLYGNDFSQTTISRFEALNLSFKNMCKLKPLLQKWLEDADSTLANPGALSNPLTTPETIGRRRKKRTSIETSVRVALEKAFLQNPKPTSEEISMLADGLCMEKEVVRVWFCNRRQKEKRINPPPAAMGSPCSVGNGQTPIYALANNLGSSPLSLVTSSHQNFNPNIMIKQE
- the LOC136412891 gene encoding POU domain protein 2-like isoform X4, encoding MTSTLFNGTMNYKSYFNALAFDNANTVPNLHNLAYPVEPKPLLKLDKPSTPLSHHEDGDNPQDCSGDDQSVNSETQPENQDENSLDSERDGALNLVTGQPDPPRIPTPSANLSNSNTGVGSALAALGSLGGIFGSPLQMLSGLQAFQNPQSLQQLQQLAMLQQASGQPINPQAQFFLQNQGFLQGFPRSGLSPRSAHSMQVQQIAQAAQQLQQLQKAQQQQQQQHHSPHQQPSPHHNSSIPPNTQLPQISQNQTTPPNNTHNIPASLLTPSTPSSGGLTPQHLKTPSRLMEPSPDETTDLEELEQFAKTFKQRRIKLGFTQGDVGLAMGKLYGNDFSQTTISRFEALNLSFKNMCKLKPLLQKWLEDADSTLANPGALSNPLTTPETIGRRRKKRTSIETSVRVALEKAFLQNPKPTSEEISMLADGLCMEKEVVRVWFCNRRQKEKRINPPPAAMGSPCSVGNGQTPIYALANNLGSSPLSLVTSSHQNFNPNIMIKQE
- the LOC136412900 gene encoding soma ferritin-like, translated to MAHSHVKQNFHKDCEDAINKQINIELSASYIYLSMAYHFQRDDVALPGHFKYFKKASNNENQHAIDLMEYLNKRGGRIVLTSIDAPEKQDWGSAQEAMYAALELEKKVNESLLNLHSVASGHMDVNLCNFLDTNFLQEQVEAIKEIGDHVTNLKRVGEGLGLFAFDEKLSN